The genome window AGGGGTTTTATTTTTACTTAATTATTACTATTATTTACACACAGGAGAATATCCTTTGGGAGAAGATTTTAATGTGAGAAAAGCCCCCCATACTCAGGAAGAATTATTAAGTTTAGTAGTGAATAATTTTGATCCCGAAAAGATGCCTTTTATCGTAGGTGTAGGTGATACTGTTAATAGTACGGTGATGGAACAAAATGGCAAAACAATCGTCCGTAGGGGAGGAAGCGATCGCAACTTCTTACAATTAATTCAAAATATTGGTGATAAATTTAATATAGATAATGCTGTAGTTTATATTGATAGTTCGGGAGGAGAAATCAAAAATAGAAAACCTATAAAACTAGGTAAAGATGGTGAAAAAACTATTGTTTTAGAAGGACCAGGGGATACTTTAGATAAAGAAGAACCTTTAAAATTAAATATGGTTTTTCCCCAAGGACATCAACAATACTGTAAGTTTTTTTGTGAAGTTGCGAACAGTCGTAAAACTGATTAATTCTTTATTGATCCACAAGTTTGGATAAGGATGCACAAGTTTGGGCAAGAATCCACAATTCTGGACAAGGGGCTTAAGCCCCTTGTTATGGTTTTATTTGAATATCTTTATTGAAAATATATGAAAAAAAAGAAGTTTTTTTGGCTCAACTTAATTATTATTTCCTTCATTTGCTCACTTTTATTAAACGGTTTTAATTTTAGTATTAATAAAGGAATAGGACAACCAGTTTTTGCTCAAAATAATTCCCAAGGAGTTGTACAACAAGGAACTAAAACTATAATTAATCAGCGAGAAATTAGTCTCCCTTGGATAGAATGGCGAGAAGGAAATCAAACCTATATTGGTATAAGTGATATTGCCTTACAAAATACCCTAGGAGTAGAATTATTAAATAGTAACAATCCCAATGAACAACCTATTCAATGGTTTAATTCCTATCATAATTTACCCGCTCGTTTTGTAAATCCTTATCGTTATTTAGATACAAGAAACCTATTAGAAAATACTGATATTATAATAGAAAGACAGGAAGATACTTTAACTATTAACACCCCCAATAGTCGAGTAAATCGAGTATATGATATTAATCAAAGTCAACAAAAAAGGGTGGTAATTGAGTTAGAAAGACCTACTTTTTTCCGTGTTAGTCAAGCAAGGGATGAAGGGGTAATTATTATTGAGGGGCAACCAACTTTTGGGGTTTCGGGAGAAAGTGATGATAGCTCTATTAATCCTTATAATAACACTGGTGCGTTAGAGGATGAGGGGGATAGAGTCAGGGGCGTGCAAAATCCTGTTTCTGGTGCTTTATTTCGGGTGGAAACGAATAATAATGCCACCCTTGTTCATATCAATATTCCTGCGGGGCATAATTTGAGGGTTAATTCCTCTGCCCCTAATTTACTTTTTGCGGAATTAAGCCCTATTGCGAAGGTACAAAAAAACATTTCTTGGTCTAATGATCTTAGTTGGCAGGATAGATATATCAGACTCAGCAATGGAGAGACTTTCTTTGTATCTATGTTAAAAGCTAATTTACAAAGGTCAGAGCTTAGTTTACGCCCCATCGTCACCAATGATAATACCATGATTGGTACAGCACCCCTAAGAACCATAGCACAAGGTCAAGGGGCGATCGCCGCTATTAACGGAGGCTTTTTTAACCGTAATAATCAATTACCCTTGGGTGCCATCAGAAACAATCAAAATTGGCAAAGTGCCCCCATTCTCAATCGGGGAGTATTGGCATGGAATGACGCAGGAAGTTTCCAAATTAGTCGTCTTCGTCTCCAAGAAACCATTACCAATGGTACGGGCGATCGCCTTTTATCCGATTACATCAACAGTGGTTATGTACAAACAGGGGTATCCCGTTACACTCGCAGTTGGGGCAACAGTTACACTAGCCTGAGTAACAATGAGACTATTATAGTAGTAGAGGGCGATCGCATCAGGGAAAAAATAAATGTTGCCCAAGCAGGAAGTAACCCCATCACCATCCCCGCCAACGGCTATTTAATCGTCGTGCGTAACTCCCCCCAACTTGCCTCCAACTTTAACCAAGGGCAACCACTGCAAATTACCAGCACCACAACTCCCCCCACCATGGCGAATTTTCCCCATATGCTTGGGGCAGGGCCTATGCTATTGAACAACCGTCAAATCGTCCTCAACGGCGAAGCAGAAGGCTTTAGCAATGCCTTTAATCAACAAAGGGCATCCCGTAGCGCCGTAGCCCTTGATAACCAAGGTAACATCATGTTTGTAGCTGTTCATCAAAGAATAGGAGGCTCGGGCCCTGGCTTACAAGAATTTGCCCAAATTCTCCTACAACTAGGGGCAAAAGACGCCCTCAACCTTGATGGCGGTAGTTCCACCCAAATTTATCTGGGAGGAGAAATAATTGATCGTTCTCCCGTTACCGCCGCTCGAGTACATAATGGATTAGGTTTGTTTTACCGTCCTCGAAATTAGAAGAGCAAAAAAAAGCCCCTCTCCCATAGGAGAGGGGTTGAGGTGAGGGTAAATTAAATTTCTTTTAATACTTCTGCCGCCGCTTTGATAGTGGCTTCAATGTCTTCTTCCGTGTGAGCCAAAGAAGTAAAACCAGCTTCAAATTGAGAAGGAGCTAAATAAACACCTTTTTCGAGCATTCCTCGGTGGAAACGTCCAAATTTAGCTGTATCTGCCTTTTTAGCATCATTATAATTGTGAACAGGGGTATCAGAAAAGAACATCCCAAACATACCGCTAATATTACCACCATTTACCTGATGTCCTGCTTTACGGGCGACATCTAACAAACCAGTAATTAACTGATTGGTGATTTTTTCTAAATACTCATAGGTACCAGGTTTTTGTAACAATTCGAGGGTTTTAATCCCTGCCATCATAGCCAAAGGATTACCAGATAAAGTTCCAGCCTGATACATAGGGCCTGCGGGGGCTACCATGGACATGATTTCTTTTTTACCACCATAGGCACCCACAGGTAAACCACCACCGATTACCTTCCCAAGGGTAGTTAAATCAGGGGTAACGCCAAATTTTTCTTGTACTCCACCATAGGCAATACGGAAACCTGTCATGACTTCATCGAATACCAATAGAGCATCATTTTCTTCGGTGATTACTCTCAACCCTTCGAGGAATCCAGCATCAGGGGGTACAAATCCAGCATTACCTACCACCGCCTCAAGGATTACCCCAGCAATTTCTCCTTTGTTGTCTTCAAATAGTTTTTTAACGGCTTCTAGGTCATTATAGGGGGCTGTGAGGGTGTCGGAAGTAACACTTTTGGGAACTCCCGGAGAATCAGGCAAACCAAGGGTAGCAACCCCTGAACCTGCTTGAACTAGGAACATATCTCCATGACCATGATAACAGCCTTCAAATTTAATAATTTTGTTTCTCTTGGTATAAGCGCGCATCAAGCGTAATACGGATAAACAAGCTTCGGTACCAGAGTTTACAAACCTCACCATTTCAATGCTGGGTACGGCTTCGATAACCATTTCAGCGAGGACGTTTTCGAGCAAACAAGGGGCACCAAAACTGGTGCCTTTTTCTAATACTTCTTTGAGGGCGCTCAATACTTCGGGATGGGCATGACCACAAATGGCAGGGCCCCAACTGCCGACATAATCAATATATTTATTATTATCTACGTCCCAAATATAAGCTCCGTTTACTCTATCGAATACAATGGGTTGTCCACCCACGGATTTAAATGCTCTTACTGGGGAGTTTACACCCCCTGGCATCAGTTTTTGAGCTTGAGCAAAGATTTCTTCTGATTTTGTGGTTATAAATGATGTTGTGGTAACCAATGTTATCTCCTGGGCTTTTCTGTTTTAATTTTTTATAATCAATCTATTTTACCGAACTATTGGCTTCTAAGTTGTGGATCTGTCTTTACCATGGGTTATGAGTTATATTTTCATCTTTTAATTTTTCGTTGAGTTTATCGTAAATACCAGTAAATTGTAAGGAGTGTAGTTTGGCATAATATCCTTTTTTGGCTATTAACTCTTGATGGTTGCCAACTTCTTTAATGGTACCTTTTTCCAAGGCGACGATTTGATCAGCATCATGGATGGTGGACAGTCTATGGGCAATAACAAGGGTAGTTCTATTTTTTGATAATCTATTCAGGGCATCTTGTACTATTTTTTCGGAAACAGTGTCGAGCGCACTGGTGGCCTCGTCTAGGAGTAGGATTTGAGGATCTCTTAATAAGGCTCGGGCGATCGCAATTCGTTGTTTTTGTCCCCCTGAAAGTAGTACGCCGCGATCGCCTATTTCCGTTTCCAATTGCTCGGATAAATCCATCACAAAATCATAGGCATTAGCCTGTTTTAAGGCATTGATCAAATCTTTCTCACTCACATTATCCATACCATAACAGACGTTGTAACGGACCGTGTTATTGAACAAGAAAGTATCCTGACTTACAATAGCCATTTTATCCCGCACACTCTTAAGATTATATTCCCGATAATCTATGCCATCAATCAAAATTTCACCCTCAGAAGGATCATAAAATCTCACAAATAGATCCCCTAAAGTTGATTTTCCAGAACCAGAAGAACCCACCAAAGCCGTCACCTTACCTTGAGGAATCATTAAATTAATATCTTTCAAAACGAGGGTATCATGACCTGGATAATGGAAACTGAGATTCTTAAGTTCAAAACCCTTTTGCAAAGAAGAAAATTCTATATCTCCTTCGGGTAAAAATGGCTTATCAGACTTATCCAAAAAAGCATGGATAACTTCCACACTACTCGATTGATTGGCAAAAGCATTTCTTTTATTGTCGATTTGGGCAACCAAAGGCACAGCCCTAAATAGTAATATTAAATAAGTTAAAAGAAGAGGAACTAAAGTGCTAGCATCTTCCTGAAAAATTAATTTTCCGATGATAACAATCCCCAAAATAATACATATACCTCCAATTTCATTAAGAGGTTGAATAAAAACGCTGTTATATTGAACCTTTAAAGCAGCTTCTTCTCGCTCATGGATTAAATCAACTAAATTTTGATATTCATTATCTTCCTGACTAACCGATTTGACTAATCTAATGCCTCCCAAAGTTTCTACTAATTTTTGGGTATATGTCCTCGAAATTCTTCTTTGTTCACGACCTAATGCCTTCGACCTCTTCACAAAAACTTGATTACTACGACTCAAAAGAAATAGCAAAAAGCCAGTAATTAAAGTCAATTGCCAAGAAAGAGTCATTAGTATGGCACTAAAAGTTAATAAATTAAAAGAAATACTTAACATTCCAATGGCCGTATTAATAGACGATGCCGTTCTACTGCATTCTGTCTCTAAATAACTCATTAAAGTACCTGTTTTTGTCCTTTGAAAAAAATCTAAATCCACAGACATGACAATTTTGAATAAATCATCTCGAATACTATTTGCCAATCTTTTAGTTAGCCACGAACTAGACAAACTATTTAACATATTATTAACATTTTTCAATATAATAATAAAGACAATAGTTCCTAACATTAATGCTATTTTCAAGTTACCTGAAAAACTGTCAAAAATAGAAAACGGTTTACTAAGAATAGGGGGAAAACTACTAATATCTAATAAGCTAGGATCAAGAATAGCAAGAACTATGGGTATAATTAAGGTTATGCCAATACTATTAAACAAAGCCCCTGAAAAACCGAAAAAAAGACTTAGTAGAATCCACCATCGAAAACGGAGGGCATATTCCAGTAATAATTTATTCTGATTCATTTTTATAATTAATATACTGTGGATTTACAAAGAAAATATTATTATTTTATCGGTAAAGAAGTAATGATTTTATCGAGCATGAACATCATTTGTTCTAGGCTATAGTACCGAAAATAACGCTCCCTTGCTCTCAATCCTATTTCTATAGCTGTATCATAATCATTAAAAATGGTTTTGAGTCCTTGGGCTAAATCTTCAGGAGATTGAGGCTCAACTAGATAACCTGTCTCTTGAAGTACTTCGGGAATATCACCTACCCTTGTCGCTAAAATGGGTTTTGCCATGGCCATAGCATCGGTGAGCTTTAGGGGAAATTGGGCTATGGTTTCGGGGGTTTGTCTTTGGGGAATTACCATTACGTCCGCACAGGATATAATTTCGGGCATTTGCTCAAAGGGTTGGGGTTCCATGGAAATAATCCATTTTGACCATTTTTGCTGTAAATACTGATCGTAATCGTCATAGGGGCTACCTCCAACTATTACTAATCTAAGATCTTCCCACTGTAATAAATCCATGGCTTCGAGTAGGTCTTCTAATCCTTTATAGGGGCGAGGAGCACCAGGAAACATCAAGACTCGATATTTTTCTAGTCCATATTTTGTTTTACAGGTCAGGGGGTCAAATTTAGCAGGATTAAAAAGTTCTAGGTCTTTTCCTTGGGGTATATATGTCCCACCGAATTTTTTTTGTAAAAATGTATTGTGGGTGGTGACGGCATCGGCATAGGAGATGAATTTTTCGAGCCAACGAAGATATAGGGGATGATCTGGATACCTTAAGGCTCCATCTTCTTTGATTATTTCTTTGATAAATTTGATCGGTTTAAAGCCAAATTTCCAATTATCTCCCCCATGCCAACTCATTTCCCAGTCATCTATGTCTAAGATAAGAGGACGACCAGAAGTTAGTTTTTTGATAATAGCTAAACCATAGCTGGTGGTTTTGGGTTTAATGGCATAAAGAATATCTCCATCAATTTGATTTAGTAATTCTTTACTGGCACTAATTATTCCTGAATGATATTCACAGGGTACATAGACTATGGGAATGTCGGTGGAAAATTTAGGGGTTTGTGATCCAAATCCTAAGCCAAATATTTTTACCTGGTGTCCTATTCTTTGTAGGGCTTTACCCAAAAGAAAGGGGCGTACGGCACCACCCCAGCGGCCTGAGCCACTGGTGGACAAATCACTAACTATTATGGATATTTTTAGGGGATGTTTGTTGGTATTCAAAACAATCTTAGTAGTGGGTTAATGAGTTCACGAGTATAATGGCAAGTTAAGTTTTATTTCGTAATGTTATTTTATCTATAGATTTTAGTCAATTTTTTATTATGAATATTATTAGAATTCCCGTTTTATCGGACAATTATATCTTTGTTTTACACGATCGCACTTTAAACCAAGCAGCAGTGGTAGACCCAGCGGAGGCTCACCCCGTTTTAGACTGTTTGGAGAGCTTAGGAGCCAAGTTAGTGGCTATTTTTAACACTCACCATCACCTAGACCATGTGGGGGGTAACAAAGAGTTATTAGAGGCATTTCCCGATGCTGTTGTTTATGGTGGAGAAGAAGATCGGGGGAGGATTCCTCGTCAACAGTTTTTCCTTAAGGAAGGAGATAAGGTGGAATTTGCTGGTAAAAAAGGAGATGTCTTTTTTGTACCCGGTCACACCAAAGCCCACATTGCCTACTATTTTGCCCCTACCGATAAAAATGAGGTGGGAGAGCTATTTTGTGGAGATACCCTCTTTGCTGGGGGCTGTGGACGTTTGTTTGAGGGTACTCCTGCCCAGATGGTTAATTCCTTAAGTAAGCTTCGCTCCTTGCCCGATAACACCAGGGTATGGTGCGCCCATGAATACACCTTGAGTAACTTAAAATTTGCTATTACAGTGGATGGTAACAATTTAGACCTTATGAATCGTTACCAAGAGGTTACAATGGCACGGGAAAATGATCAGCCCACTATTCCTACCCTTATTGGATTAGAAAAAAAGACTAATCCTTTTATGCGTTGGGATAGTGATCAGATTAAATCTGCCATGGGTTTTGAGGAACCAAGTCGGGTATTCGGTCGTTTACGGGGTATGAAAGATAATTTTTAGGAAATTACTACTCATTTTGTGGTCTAATTGCCTATTATTTAAGAGGTTATCTTTTACTATGTGATTAATTTTTATTGATCATATTCGTTAACCAAAATAAAAATACATCGTTGGGTCCTTTGGCTAAGTTATTTTTTAAATTTTTTGTGGGGAGTTTTAATGTCTGTAAGTAAAGTAAATTATCGTCCCAAGAAAGGGGGACCTAAAAAAGTACAACCCCCCAAGAAGGGGGCTAGGGTGAATTGGCTTTTAATGGGATTTGGTTTAAGTGCGATCGCCTCTTTGTCCACCGCCATAGGTGCTTTACTCGCCCTTTCTTTTACTCAAACTCCCCTCAATCAAGTTCGCCTAAGTCCGGACGAAGAAGCAGTTTTTAATCAAGAAGAAACTTTAAGTTACAGTAGCTTGAATGTTCCTGAACTGCGCAGACCCATTAATATCCTTGTATTAGGCATTAAATCTTTAAGTACCGACATCCCCGACTATCCAGAAACCAATTTAGGTTATCATCCCCTTGTCAACTCCTTCCAAGGGCGATCGGATAGCATGATGTTACTAAGACTAGATCCCCGAAAAAATGAGGTGGTTGTGTTGTCCATCCCCCGTGACACCAGAACCCGTGTGGAGGGCGTTGGCATAACCAAAATCAACGATGCCAACGCCTATGGAGGAGCATCCCTCGCCGCTGAATCCGTTAGTAATCTTCTTAACGGTGTGGAAATTGACCGTTATGTGCGCATCAATGTCCAAGGAGTTGAAAAACTCATCGATGCCCTTGGGGGGGTAGATTTCTATGTTCCCAAAGACATGAAATATACGGATCATAGTCAACGCCTTTATATTGACTTAGAAGAAGGACAACAACAGTTAGATGGTCAAAAAGCATTACAACTTTTACGATTCCGTTACGATGCCCTTGGGGATGTGGGTAGGGTACAACGACAACAAGCTCTGATCAGAGCCTTAACAGAACAGGCTTTAAGTCCTAAAACAGTCTTACGTATTCCTGAAATTTTAGGTATTGTTCGCTCCCATATCGACACTAACCTAGGTACAAATGAATTAATTGCCATGGCAGCTTTCATGGGGCAGAAAAGCAGATCCGATTTTCAGATGGTGATGTTGCCAGGAGATTTTAACCAGCCAGAAGAAGGACAGCCCAGTTATTGGTTACCTAGTCAAAGGGGTATTACAAGGGTTGCTCAGGACATTTTTGGAGTTCAACCTGATTATTTTTATGCCAATGACAATAGTGATAGTATAGAAGCGCGCCGCGAAGCGGATCCCTACGGGATCGCCCCTAGCAGTGTGAGAGTTGCCATACAAACCCGTGATGGTGACAGAGAAATTGCCCAAAGTGTTGCCAATCAGCTAATAGAATCAGGTTACAACCGAGTTTTCATCAGCACTATTCCCTACAATGAGCCTACTACCAAAACCAGGATTGTCGCCCAAGGGGGAGATCCTTCCATGGCGGCAA of Cyanobacterium sp. HL-69 contains these proteins:
- the hemL gene encoding glutamate-1-semialdehyde 2,1-aminomutase HemL codes for the protein MTTTSFITTKSEEIFAQAQKLMPGGVNSPVRAFKSVGGQPIVFDRVNGAYIWDVDNNKYIDYVGSWGPAICGHAHPEVLSALKEVLEKGTSFGAPCLLENVLAEMVIEAVPSIEMVRFVNSGTEACLSVLRLMRAYTKRNKIIKFEGCYHGHGDMFLVQAGSGVATLGLPDSPGVPKSVTSDTLTAPYNDLEAVKKLFEDNKGEIAGVILEAVVGNAGFVPPDAGFLEGLRVITEENDALLVFDEVMTGFRIAYGGVQEKFGVTPDLTTLGKVIGGGLPVGAYGGKKEIMSMVAPAGPMYQAGTLSGNPLAMMAGIKTLELLQKPGTYEYLEKITNQLITGLLDVARKAGHQVNGGNISGMFGMFFSDTPVHNYNDAKKADTAKFGRFHRGMLEKGVYLAPSQFEAGFTSLAHTEEDIEATIKAAAEVLKEI
- the msbA gene encoding ATP-binding cassette, subfamily B, bacterial MsbA, with amino-acid sequence MNQNKLLLEYALRFRWWILLSLFFGFSGALFNSIGITLIIPIVLAILDPSLLDISSFPPILSKPFSIFDSFSGNLKIALMLGTIVFIIILKNVNNMLNSLSSSWLTKRLANSIRDDLFKIVMSVDLDFFQRTKTGTLMSYLETECSRTASSINTAIGMLSISFNLLTFSAILMTLSWQLTLITGFLLFLLSRSNQVFVKRSKALGREQRRISRTYTQKLVETLGGIRLVKSVSQEDNEYQNLVDLIHEREEAALKVQYNSVFIQPLNEIGGICIILGIVIIGKLIFQEDASTLVPLLLTYLILLFRAVPLVAQIDNKRNAFANQSSSVEVIHAFLDKSDKPFLPEGDIEFSSLQKGFELKNLSFHYPGHDTLVLKDINLMIPQGKVTALVGSSGSGKSTLGDLFVRFYDPSEGEILIDGIDYREYNLKSVRDKMAIVSQDTFLFNNTVRYNVCYGMDNVSEKDLINALKQANAYDFVMDLSEQLETEIGDRGVLLSGGQKQRIAIARALLRDPQILLLDEATSALDTVSEKIVQDALNRLSKNRTTLVIAHRLSTIHDADQIVALEKGTIKEVGNHQELIAKKGYYAKLHSLQFTGIYDKLNEKLKDENITHNPW
- a CDS encoding Glycosyltransferase, with product MNTNKHPLKISIIVSDLSTSGSGRWGGAVRPFLLGKALQRIGHQVKIFGLGFGSQTPKFSTDIPIVYVPCEYHSGIISASKELLNQIDGDILYAIKPKTTSYGLAIIKKLTSGRPLILDIDDWEMSWHGGDNWKFGFKPIKFIKEIIKEDGALRYPDHPLYLRWLEKFISYADAVTTHNTFLQKKFGGTYIPQGKDLELFNPAKFDPLTCKTKYGLEKYRVLMFPGAPRPYKGLEDLLEAMDLLQWEDLRLVIVGGSPYDDYDQYLQQKWSKWIISMEPQPFEQMPEIISCADVMVIPQRQTPETIAQFPLKLTDAMAMAKPILATRVGDIPEVLQETGYLVEPQSPEDLAQGLKTIFNDYDTAIEIGLRARERYFRYYSLEQMMFMLDKIITSLPIK
- the gloB gene encoding hydroxyacylglutathione hydrolase GloB is translated as MNIIRIPVLSDNYIFVLHDRTLNQAAVVDPAEAHPVLDCLESLGAKLVAIFNTHHHLDHVGGNKELLEAFPDAVVYGGEEDRGRIPRQQFFLKEGDKVEFAGKKGDVFFVPGHTKAHIAYYFAPTDKNEVGELFCGDTLFAGGCGRLFEGTPAQMVNSLSKLRSLPDNTRVWCAHEYTLSNLKFAITVDGNNLDLMNRYQEVTMARENDQPTIPTLIGLEKKTNPFMRWDSDQIKSAMGFEEPSRVFGRLRGMKDNF
- a CDS encoding Cell envelope-associated transcriptional attenuator LytR-CpsA-Psr, subfamily M, with product MSVSKVNYRPKKGGPKKVQPPKKGARVNWLLMGFGLSAIASLSTAIGALLALSFTQTPLNQVRLSPDEEAVFNQEETLSYSSLNVPELRRPINILVLGIKSLSTDIPDYPETNLGYHPLVNSFQGRSDSMMLLRLDPRKNEVVVLSIPRDTRTRVEGVGITKINDANAYGGASLAAESVSNLLNGVEIDRYVRINVQGVEKLIDALGGVDFYVPKDMKYTDHSQRLYIDLEEGQQQLDGQKALQLLRFRYDALGDVGRVQRQQALIRALTEQALSPKTVLRIPEILGIVRSHIDTNLGTNELIAMAAFMGQKSRSDFQMVMLPGDFNQPEEGQPSYWLPSQRGITRVAQDIFGVQPDYFYANDNSDSIEARREADPYGIAPSSVRVAIQTRDGDREIAQSVANQLIESGYNRVFISTIPYNEPTTKTRIVAQGGDPSMAARVRVALGLGEVLVESTGILGTDVTIQVGRDWTMDNEPSTIDN